A genomic region of Streptomyces sp. R33 contains the following coding sequences:
- a CDS encoding MBL fold metallo-hydrolase, which translates to MPQDTPPQAAPLTGPGATPPVTPHVTDHGGGVHGIKVPIPDNPLGHTLVHVLDTDRGPVLVDTGWDDPESWDALVAGLGALGIAIAAVHGVVITHHHPDHHGLSGRVREASGAWIAMHAADTEVVVRTRSAEPGVWFDYMSEKLATAGAPEEHIAPLRAARASGRLRTLPGLRAAVPDREIVPGELLPLAGRRLRAIWTPGHTPGHVCLHLEEQHPANLPGNGRLFSGDHLLPGISPHIGLYEAPEDTRVTDPLGDYLDSLERIGRLGPAEVLPAHQHAFTDAPARVRELLRHHEERLTGLWELLAEPLTPWGLAERMEWNRPWEQIPYGSRNIAVSEAEAHLRRLVKQGRAEAVPGSDPVTYRAM; encoded by the coding sequence ATGCCGCAGGACACGCCGCCGCAGGCCGCACCGCTGACCGGACCCGGGGCCACGCCCCCCGTCACCCCGCACGTCACCGACCACGGCGGCGGCGTCCACGGCATCAAGGTGCCCATCCCCGACAACCCGCTCGGCCACACCCTCGTCCACGTCCTCGACACCGACCGCGGCCCCGTCCTCGTCGACACCGGCTGGGACGACCCCGAGTCCTGGGACGCCCTCGTCGCCGGCCTCGGCGCCCTCGGCATCGCGATCGCCGCCGTCCACGGCGTGGTCATCACCCACCACCACCCCGACCACCACGGCCTGTCCGGCCGGGTCCGCGAGGCCTCCGGCGCCTGGATCGCCATGCACGCCGCCGACACCGAGGTCGTCGTACGGACCCGCTCCGCCGAGCCCGGCGTCTGGTTCGACTACATGAGCGAGAAGCTGGCCACCGCCGGAGCCCCCGAGGAGCACATCGCCCCCCTGCGGGCCGCCCGCGCGAGCGGCCGCCTGCGCACCCTGCCCGGGCTGCGGGCCGCCGTCCCCGACCGGGAGATCGTCCCCGGCGAACTGCTCCCCCTCGCCGGGCGGCGGCTGCGCGCCATCTGGACCCCGGGCCATACCCCCGGCCACGTCTGCCTGCACCTGGAGGAACAGCATCCGGCGAACCTCCCCGGCAACGGCCGCCTCTTCTCCGGGGACCACCTGCTGCCCGGGATCTCCCCGCACATCGGCCTCTACGAGGCCCCGGAGGACACCCGGGTCACCGACCCCCTCGGCGACTACCTCGACTCCCTCGAGCGGATCGGCCGACTCGGCCCCGCCGAGGTGCTCCCGGCCCACCAGCACGCCTTCACCGACGCCCCGGCCCGGGTCCGCGAACTGCTGCGCCACCACGAGGAGCGGCTGACCGGGCTGTGGGAACTGCTGGCCGAGCCGCTGACCCCGTGGGGGCTGGCGGAGCGCATGGAGTGGAACCGGCCCTGGGAGCAGATCCCGTACGGCTCCCGCAACATCGCCGTCTCGGAGGCGGAGGCCCATCTGCGGCGGCTGGTGAAGCAGGGCAGGGCCGAGGCGGTCCCGGGCAGCGACCCTGTCACGTACCGCGCCATGTGA
- a CDS encoding aldehyde dehydrogenase: MTELVEHGHLFIGGEWTDPLGTDTIEIVSPHTEQVIGSVPHASRADVDRAVAVARRAFDEGPWPRMSLDERIAVVTRIKDAIAVRHEEIARSISSQNGSPYSWSVLAQALGPMMVYDAAIQVARAYPYEEHRQGVLGPILVRREPVGVVAAVIPWNVPQFVAAAKLAPALLTGSTVILKPSPESPLDSYILADIAREAGLPEGVLSILPADREVSEYLVGHPGVDKVAFTGSVAAGRRVMEVAARNLTRVTLELGGKSAAVILPDADLESTIAGIVPAAWMNNGQACVAQTRVLAPRSRYEEVAEALAAAAGALVVGDPLDPATQLGPLVARRQQQRSLDYIRIGHEEGAKVLAGGGRPAGLEQGWYVEPTLFGDVDNSMRIAREEIFGPVVCLIPYGDEAEAVRVANDSEFGLSGSVWTGDVEHGIDFARQVRTGTFNVNTFSLDMLGPFGGYKNSGVGREFGPEGLSEYLEHKMIHLPAGYAAGA; this comes from the coding sequence ATGACCGAGCTCGTGGAACACGGACACCTGTTCATCGGCGGGGAGTGGACGGATCCGCTGGGCACCGACACGATCGAGATCGTCTCCCCCCACACGGAGCAGGTCATCGGCAGCGTCCCGCACGCCTCCCGCGCGGACGTGGACCGTGCCGTCGCCGTCGCCCGCCGGGCCTTCGACGAGGGCCCCTGGCCCCGGATGTCCCTGGACGAGCGGATCGCCGTCGTCACCCGGATCAAGGACGCGATCGCCGTCCGGCACGAGGAGATCGCCCGGTCGATCAGCTCCCAGAACGGTTCCCCGTACTCCTGGAGCGTCCTCGCGCAGGCGCTCGGCCCGATGATGGTCTACGACGCCGCGATCCAGGTCGCGCGCGCCTACCCGTACGAGGAGCACCGCCAGGGCGTGCTCGGGCCGATCCTGGTGCGCCGGGAGCCGGTGGGCGTGGTGGCGGCCGTCATACCGTGGAACGTGCCGCAGTTCGTGGCCGCCGCCAAACTCGCGCCGGCGCTGCTGACGGGCTCGACGGTGATCCTGAAGCCGTCCCCCGAGTCGCCGCTGGACTCGTACATCCTCGCCGACATCGCGCGGGAGGCCGGGCTGCCGGAGGGTGTGCTGTCGATCCTGCCCGCCGACCGTGAGGTCAGCGAGTACCTGGTCGGCCACCCCGGTGTCGACAAGGTGGCGTTCACCGGCTCGGTCGCCGCCGGCCGGCGCGTGATGGAGGTCGCCGCCCGCAACCTGACCCGGGTCACGCTCGAACTCGGCGGCAAGTCCGCCGCCGTGATCCTGCCGGACGCCGACCTGGAGTCCACCATCGCGGGGATCGTCCCGGCGGCCTGGATGAACAACGGGCAGGCCTGCGTGGCCCAGACCCGGGTGCTCGCGCCGCGCAGCCGCTACGAGGAGGTCGCCGAGGCCCTCGCGGCCGCGGCGGGCGCGCTGGTGGTCGGCGACCCGCTGGACCCGGCGACGCAGCTCGGGCCGCTGGTGGCCAGGCGGCAGCAGCAGCGGTCGCTGGACTACATCCGGATCGGCCATGAGGAGGGTGCGAAGGTCCTCGCGGGCGGCGGCCGGCCTGCCGGGCTGGAGCAGGGCTGGTACGTGGAGCCGACGCTGTTCGGGGACGTGGACAACTCGATGAGGATCGCCCGCGAGGAGATCTTCGGGCCGGTCGTCTGCCTGATCCCGTACGGGGACGAGGCGGAAGCGGTACGGGTCGCCAACGATTCGGAGTTCGGGCTGAGCGGCAGCGTCTGGACGGGGGACGTCGAGCACGGCATCGACTTCGCGCGGCAGGTGCGGACGGGCACGTTCAACGTGAACACCTTCAGCCTGGACATGCTGGGGCCGTTCGGCGGCTACAAGAACAGCGGTGTGGGGCGGGAGTTCGGGCCCGAGGGGCTCAGCGAATACCTGGAGCACAAGATGATCCACCTGCCGGCGGGCTACGCGGCGGGTGCGTGA
- a CDS encoding ferredoxin, whose translation MGDRWVVEVDRGVCIGSGMCVNHAPEGFALDSARQSHPRDPETDANEPVLAAAEGCPVEAIMITLAATGEAVFPPEE comes from the coding sequence ATGGGTGACCGCTGGGTGGTGGAGGTGGACCGGGGCGTCTGCATCGGCTCGGGGATGTGCGTGAACCACGCGCCGGAGGGCTTCGCCCTGGACTCGGCGCGCCAGTCGCATCCCCGGGACCCGGAGACGGACGCGAACGAGCCGGTCCTGGCGGCGGCGGAGGGCTGCCCGGTGGAGGCCATCATGATCACCCTGGCAGCCACCGGCGAGGCGGTGTTCCCCCCGGAGGAATGA